Within the Musa acuminata AAA Group cultivar baxijiao chromosome BXJ2-9, Cavendish_Baxijiao_AAA, whole genome shotgun sequence genome, the region GCAGCCATGGTGAGCCTCCTAACCCTCGATCGATCCGGATGCCCCCTTCCATCGGTTCCCAATTCTAATTATTGGGAATTTTCTCTTTTGGTATCTCAAAGTTCTCCATCGCGGCCATCAACGACACGGAATCCGGAGGCAAGTGGGAGCCCCTCGCCCCAACCAAAGAAGCCCAGGCACGCCCCCGTCCCGCTCTCTGTAGTTCCTGTTGTTGTTGTTCTTTCTTTTGTTAAGATAAATTGATGTCTGATTGTGAGGGACCTTCTTTCGCGTCTTAGTTTGGTGTTTTGACGTGTGAAGATAGCAAAAATGAGAACCCTAGTTTTTGCTAGTATTTCCTTTCTGCACACTTTGCATTGTCCTGGCAGGGTTTCTCTGGGATTAGGGATTTGAGATGGTTTAGGCATTTTGGTACTTCCACTTCTGCTTCTTCTTGTATTAAAATTGTAGTTTTAATTGGTACTATTCTGTCTTTATGGTTGCGaagcatgtcctttttttttcatgGTAATTAGTGGCATTTAGAGCTGTCTTTCAGAAGGAATTTGTGTGAATGTTGTTGGAATAAATTGGAGGAGATAGATGTATGACCTCATAAGAATTGGCATAGCTAAGGATACGGTTAACTTTAATTGGGTTTTCCTTTTTCAGTTTCTTTTCGAAACATGGATTGATCAATTGTTGATTTCTACGATCTTCTTTGGTCCCTTTATCTGGTTTGACGTGCTAAAATTAAGATAGAACACTTGTTGATACTAGTGTTATTATTTTGCAAGCTTTGTATTTCCCTTCCAGGGTTTATTTACTTTTTTAAGTTTTGAGGTCGCAAAACATGCGAATTTGGTTTTTTAAGGTAATATAGTGGTATAAGGAGCTGTCATTCAGATACAAATTGCTAGAATTTTTTAGGTCTAAATTGGAGCAGACAGATGCCTCATCTCTGAAGCTGTACTTTAACTTTGGCTAGTCACTAATGCATAAGAATTGCTAGTGCTCAGAACATGGTAAAATTCCACAAGTTTAAAACCTTCTCTGGCTTTATAAGGTTTGCTCTTTCAAATTGGGACTAGAGCCAATTGCCTTGTAAGTTCACCGAGGTCCATAATTTGATGCTTTTGCTCATTAGTTGTTGTTCCATTTAGTCTGCACTCTGCAGTAATTACGCATTCCTATGGAGAAGAAACAGTTCATTTCTCCTTCAATAGTCTCCAACCTTTATTCGCATGTTGTTCATAGATTTAATTTAACTCACTTTAGGTGTTCTTGTTGTTTGTTATTTCTCATATATAAAATTTGACTTGGATATCCATTGGAACATGACTCATGTCCCTGTCCATGCAACTGAAGGTCAGAAGTTCCAACTCCCAACAATGTGGCATGAACTTTCCATATAGTTCCTATATATGCACTTTGTGTTTGTGAAATGCATgtccatttttatttatttgtactgTGGGACTGCTGATCTCTAGCAATGCACTTCAGTTAATTGATTGTACCATCTAATATGAAAATTTATTTCCTAAGAACTCTTTTGCCATCATTTTCAGGAGTTCCATCTTTCCCAAACATATCATGAAGGACTCTTGAAATTGCAAGCTAAAGATTACGGAAAAGCTCGGGAGCTATTAGAATCTGTTTTGAAGGATCCTCTCATATCGAGTGCCCAGGTAATTTCAGCTAGAAATGATATGTTTAACACTTTTGTTCATACTTCAACTAATTAAAAGTTTATCTGTTCTTGTTAGGTTGGTAATGTTCCTGGTGACCGTCATATGTTACAGCTAAGGTTTGTAGCTGTAATACTTATACATACTCTGTTCAACTTGGTAAATGACTTTTGCTACTATCATTCTTTGTGCTAGTTGTTTCTGACATTGTCCATTCATGTTGGACCAAGAGTTTGTAATATAAAGTTGAGCAGAACTTTCTGTATTCAAGACATTTATCCTGACATCCTAGGTTTAGTCCTATGTCGAGGGTGGGAGGTCAATTGAGTTGGTTTATAGGGCTAGAGTGTGGTCTATTATCCTTAAGTCGAGTTTAAGCATTTTGGATTAGTGATTCAAGCCTACAAGGGGTGAGATATCCCATCCAGTCGGGTTATGATGAATGTTATCAGGGTGGAGTATGGTGAGGGCCCAAGTGAACAAGTGTTGTATGTAGATTGGGGTTGGGCCCATGTAATAGACACATCAAGACATGGAGCAATTATTGGATTGGGCAAAACATGCACCATACCAAACCTTGATCATGGGTTATGTTTGAGCATTGACAAAGACGTGGAACCTAAGTGGAGGAGAATTGCAACACCTCATATTTAATCCCACGTCTGATACGGGAGGCCAATTGATCTTGTTTATATGATTAGAATGGGCCTACTACATTAGCCTAAGTCTAAGCATTTTAGGTCAATGGTTCATGCCTGTCATGTTAATGAGTTAATTATTTCGTCAGGTCGGATCATGACATATATAATGTCCAAGTCAAAATTCTCATTTCCCTTTACAGTGCTTGCAACTCTCTCTTGCTTTTGTAATCTTTGGTACTTAGAAATTGCATATTGATTGTTTTATAATATAGGAAAATTGGAAATAAATGCATTTATGAAACTCTTCAATCTCTCTTTGTATTTAAACATTCAATTCTTGACTATTGTTTATATTTCACTTCTTGGAAGTACTAATAATGGTCTTAAAACTTAAAAGCTTTCTTGACTGTTTATAAGCTCAGGGAGAGAGAATGGAGGAGAGAACTTATGGGAATGGTAGATAGCtcgggggggggggagagagagctTGGGTAGGCAGTGGAGAGAGTTAGAAGAAGAGAGATTGGACAAGCAGGAGGGAGATGAAAATCATGGATGCAGAGGAAGGGGTGGGTTCCACCTATCATAGAAGCTCAGGATGTGCATTTTATTTTGTTTCCCAAAAGTCACTCCTCCAGTGGCTAGGTGGTGAAGACTGACAGGTGGGTAACATATTGGGTTCTCAATGTTTAAAGGTTTATATCGGCAACTTGTACGTGAACAATTACGGAGATTTGGAACATGGGCAAAGACCCcatagaatattgattttgaattttttttttaaacttcatTCAGGAACTGTACCTTTTTTGGCAATGTTTTCTTCACCTGCAAGTATTACTGCCTAATAGTGTTATGCTTAAAGTGTTAATAGTCTTCAAGTTGATGGTTGTTCATTCTGTCACTTTTTGTGTTGACAACTTCATTTACTGCAGGTTCTTGTCACTGAAGAATCTTGCATCTGTCTTCCTTCAACAAGGCCCCATATATTATGAGAATGCTCTTCACTGCTATCTCCAAGCCGTGGAGCTTGATGAGAATGACTCAGTTGTTTGGAATCACCTGGGAACATTATCATGCAAAATGGGTTTATTGAGCACTTCAAGGTGGGCATTTGAGCAAGGACTTCTGTGCAGCCCCAATAATTGTAAGGCTATATGATGCTCCTTAGAGATACAAAATTTATTCTTGTTCCatgttattttggtatttatcatatTTTCCATTTTACTTTAAAATTAGGATGTCACTATGTATACTAAGTACTaacatcatttttcttaattttttttactttgcgTGAAGGGAATTGCATGGAAAAATTATTGGAGGTACTGATTGCAATTGGTGATGAGGTTGCATGTCTTTCTGTAGCAAATCTTATTCTTAGACATTGGCCATCACATTCTCGTGCTTTGCATGTTAAGAAGACTATCGAGGATGCTGAGCCAGTACCTTTTGCACCTCGTGGTATCGATAAGCTGGAACCAAAGCATGTTAGACTTAATTTTTCTGAGAAAAGAAAATCAGTAGACGATGAAAATAGCAGCAATCACATATCTAAAAGACGTAATCAGACCATAGAACTGCAGTTGGCTGGAGCAACATGGTCGGCTCTTCTGGATGCAATTCTGGGCATATTTGTTCAGCCAGCCACCAAAGATTCTGAGCCAGAGACTCTGCATGATCATGAGGATGTACGAAATGACAAGCAATTTAACAGGCTTGGAATGGAATTATCTGGTGATGCAACAACAATTGATGATAGGAGCATGGGAACCCAAACAAATGAGAACATGGATAGGTTTACTTGTATAAAGATAGATATACGCTTAAGTGAATTTTCAGACATTATTGTGAACCCTGCCAAAAGTAAAGAACATGGTTTGCATCCTGTTGATGGGTGCACATTGTTGGGTTCTTATGGTATGGAGAAGTCAACTACAATTAAAGAAAGAGATATCAGTACAGACAGAGAACATCACCAGGAAAGGCGAAGTACACGTCTTGAAATGCTTAGAAGTCGCAAATTAAGTAAAGAAGAATCAGAATCCAGCGCCAAAGATCAGGCAAACATTGTCTGTCAATTTCTGGATCCCTTTATCCTAAGAAGATTAAGAACTGTAGGTCAAGATTGTTCATTTACTTCTGATAGCATGTACCCTGATTCTCTTACCTATAATTCAAACCTTGAGCACAATGATACTTTGGAATTTATATCTAAAACCTCAAAGAATTTTGGTGCTCATCATATAGCTCATCTTTTACTGGAGGAGGTGGCCCACAAGTATATTCCCTTTCAGGACAGCTTTGTCAAGTTCATGGAATTAGAGAAATTGACCAGAAATTGGGGTCAGGATCGCTCCCcattatcttgcttatttcttgCCGAGTTATACTATGACCAGGGATCATGGTTTGCTAACAGATCAAAACGGTTAGAGTATCTTTCTGAGGCATCATATCATCTTTGCAAAGTCATTGAATTGGTAACTCTCGATTCTCATGATGACTTAATTGGTATAGATAATCATTTCAGTAGTACACAAACTGTAATGGAGATTAATGATGCTCAAAGAACATCATTACTTTTAGATGACAAACTTGAGAAAGAAGGTGGGCTGTTGTTGAATAATTTTCAAAATGTAAGAGCAACAATAAGTAGTGATTCTGCCTCCCAGGAAAGATTTGTGCATAGTTCTACTTTAACAGATAATAATGCTTTTTGGGTGCGTTTCTTCTGGTTAAGCGGTCGGTTGTCTCTTTTCCAAGACTGCAGGGCAAAAGCTTTCAATGAATTCTACATTTGTTTATCACTTCTGAGAAATAACAATAAATTAGAAGAGGCTTCTGACTTTGTCTTTCTACCTCACTGCAAGCTTGTGAGACTGATAACTGTTGATAGAATTCTTCATGAAATTAACTTATTGAAGCTTGACTCTCTACTTGGGAAAGTTTCAGATGAAATGATGGAGAAAGGAATGTACTTGGAGTGCATGAACATGCTCTCTCCTCTTCTGCTTTCTACTAAGGATGTGTATCTTGATTCTGTGTTTGGTCcattgaaagaaaaagaaaagatcatGTCAGTGGAGCTATCGGCATTAAATCTTCTTATTTCAGCATGTCAAAAGGCAGAACCAATGGATATTCAGGTATATCTGAACTGTCACCGGAGAAAGCTTCAAGTGTTATCTGTTGCAGCTGGTATGGAAGGTTCTGCTGCGGCGTTGAAGGGTAAAAGTTCAGCATCAAAAGCAAGTTGTGATTTTGAAATAGACTTTGCAGAACCAATGAGCAAACATTGGAAAAGTCTGGTTTCTGAAGAAGTTAAAGATATATCCCGAAGTACAACTTTAGTGAAGAACTTTATTGATCAAGCTGGTGCTACTGTAAgtgttcattattattattattattataaataataataataataatattattattgttataaataataataataataatattattattttcgttTGTAAGATCTAACTTTTGACCTTGTTTGTTTAGTGTTTTATGATGGGAATTGAAACTAATGTAGTATTTGATATGTATTTTATTGTGCTGCTGTTTACAATCTTCATTAGTTATTTGTTGTGATGCATGTTCTAATTAATTGAGAAGTCCTGAACTACTTCTGCATGTTTGAGGTTCCATGACCTCTTCTGAGCTCTCGTGGAATTAAAGCCCACTTATCTCGTCATCTTTTAAAAGTTTGCATGTGTGGATATTTGATTCTTTTTCCTGATTGATTGAAATACTGATTAGgaatttttttcataataaacATTGCAACTGGCTTAATGCAACCAGGAAAATTTAACCAAGCAGTAGTAAGAGAATACATACTTTTTAATTAGAatattcctcctccaaatcacttgTTAGAATGCATTAATCCTCCCAAATGAAGCTCTAATCACCAAATATCAGCTTTAATTGAGAAAAGAGTGAGAATGTGTGAGAAAGAGAGCGACTGAGTGTGAAAGAGAGTTTAGAAGATGTGAGAGtgagagagggtgaaagagggggagggggagagggTTTAAATGGTGTCTAAAAGGGGgtccaacagtcaaattgactGTTGGATCAAGATAAATCTGGGTCGTTGATCCATATCGGTTGAAATCTGACCGTTATTTCGACCTTTTCGCTTGGTACATAGGCCGTATCACCCGATACGACCCCCCTTTACATATATAGCCTGGTACAGGGTGGTCAACGTGCTGGTCCTCTATCGGACCGATATGTATTGCTCATACCGTACCGACTTAGGCGGTATGTCAATCCTTGCTGGTTCGGTATCGTTGGTGGAACAGTAAATGGTATTCACTTTTGGGAGATGCAAAGTTTCTAGGTGCAGTATGCCAACTTTTGAGTTTAGGCCTCCTTTCCTTAATAATATGTATTTTAGAAGACCAATAGCATGGTCAATGCCATATGACCTGTTCATGATTTGTTTGCTTGCTTCTTTCATTGATGGATAAAAATATCTTAGGAGAGGAACCATGAACTAGAAAGAATAAAATGAGTCTGAAGTCATGGTATTAGAATTTTCTAGGCACCCAAAACTAACTAATTAAGTGGAAATGTGGAATTTATGTCCCAATAGGCATGTGATCCTACATCTTTCCTGCACGTCTTTATGAACCTCAGTGGTATAAAAGACATTGATATTATCATCATCCAATCCTTCTCTTGAGCCATCTTCATATGATTTTACAATCAACTTGATATTAACTCTCTTAAGCTAGTATTATGTTCCAAGCCAAGTGAAGACTTCGTGTAAGAATTTAAAGGCTGTTTGACAGGTAGAAAGATCAATTTTTTCCCTGTTAGAGGCACAAGGCTTGAGATTTGGGTCTAAATAATCCTAGATCATACTTGGGTACAAGATCTAGTTAATTCATTGTAAATTTCACATAGCCGATAGAATGTGACCTGCCCTCATCGACCTATGTATAGCCTACAAGGGCATCCATATGCATGTGGGCAAATATGTTTAGTATGGGCAAAGTGTAAGTGCAATGAGGAGATGTTTCACAATACTAGAGGATAGGAATATAATGTATGCAGTCAATCAATTTTATAGTTTTTGACTGAAGCTTCCTAGTTGATCCCAGTTTTAGATATTTCCTGATAGTTTCTATAATATATAGGTGTATATGCTCAAATTCCTTCCTGGTCTAGTGTATGCCTGAGAATTGAGTAATTACCTTTTCAACTCAAGATGGATGTTTTTGAGATCTATTAATGACAAATTTAGCTACTATATTCCTCTTTTAATAATTAGGGAGAacatttatatgcttgtataaggtTCTGATCGGCCCTTGTAGAGTGATATTATGTCTAACCTTAATATTAAGGAGTTTTATTTTGTCAGGCAGCTGGATTTGGACAATTTCAAATAACAGCTATTGGTGTCATCATGAAAAACTTATGGTATCATTTGATATCAGTGTCTGAATTCATTTTTGCTGATGGATACAAATATGGTTTTTCTACTATCAGATCAGTATATAATATCTCTGACACCCATAACTTAGTTGTGGATGTTTGTGCATTGTCTAAATTGTTTTACTTCCTTTTACTATCTCTCAGATTTTATTAAATCATATCTAGTTTGTTGCATTGCATCAAGCTAGTTTGTCTAGTTAGCATTCATCCATCAGGTTGCTTCTGTCCTTTTGCAGGGTATAATAGATTATTTCCTTTTACCTTTACATGATTGTTGATTGCTACCCTTTTGGTCTGTCTTCATGCCACCTATTCTTTCTCCATTTTTGTTTGAATGTCTGATTTATCAATGCAACTTAAAATGATTCTTGCAGAGATTATTTTCATGAGGGCATATATAACAACCATATGCTGCTGTCTCTACTTGCAGGATAGCTTGGGATCTCTTATTTGCACTGTAGCAGATATTCAGTCTTTGCTCGTGACGGTTATGCGCAGTATAATGAGAACAATCGTCAGCCAAAAGTCTCCTGGTTCAGCAAGTTCAGGTCAAACAGAGCAATGGGAGAGCTGGTGCCTGGTAGATGCTGCCATTGCTTTTTGCAAACTCCAACACCTTGACCCTTCGGTTTCTATCAAAACTCAAGTAAAATTTTCCATTCTTTCACAGAAACAAGTTTGTGGATTTTTTTCCTCATTCTGACATTGTGTTGAACTGTTTATTATCTTGTGTGTATATAACATCACAGGTTGACCTGATTGTGGCAGTCCATGATTTGCTTGCCGAGTATGGGCTTTGTTGTGCTGGTAGGGACAGTGAAGGGGAGGAAGGCACATTTCTCAAATTTGCAATCAAGCATCTCTTAGCACTAGATGTAAAACTAAAGCAATTGAGTGGTATGCTATGATAGATGAAAAATGATCGAGTTGTTTTATTATGCTGACACCACAAACAATTTTCAGTTGTGAGAGATTTGAGCTCTGTTTACTTTTAGGTACAAATGGACAAGAGGAAATTACATCTTCTCACAAGCACACTGTAGAAAATGTGGTTTCTGATTGTGTTGTCACTTATGAAGAAAATGAAAAACACGAGGATGCACTGGATACTGGAAAGAACTCTAAATTGGATTCTTCTTCAGAACAGAAGCAAAGTACTACTGTTGGTGAGACTGCTAGTTCTCTTACCGATGAAGAATTAGAGGAGATTGAGTTGGGTATTGATAATGCCTTGGATCAGAGCTTCTTCTGCTTATATGGGCTTAAGATAAACCCAGATTCTTCTAGTGAAGAGGAACTAGCCATTCATAAAAATACTAGTCGTGGAGAATACCAAACAAAAGAGCAGTGTGCGGATGTATTTCGATATGTTTTACCTTATGCAAAGGCTCTGTCAGTGAGTTTCTTTCTTCCTGCATTTCTCCTCACATATTCAATTCATAGATAGCTTATCAGTATTGTAAATTTGCTGGATCTGGTACCATCATATTTCTTTTGATCTTAGAGAGCTGGATTGGTTAAGCTCAGAAGAGTGCTTCGGGCTATCCGGAAACACTTCCCTCAACCACCTGATGACATGTTGTCTGAGAATGCAATTGACAAATTCCTCGATGGTCCTGATCTATGGGAAGATAAACTTCGTGAAGTTTCTGGACCTAATGAAGGTCAAGAGCTGGTAACAACTATTCTGTCTAATGCAAGAGGCCTTGAAACACACAAAAAATCATCAGTTGTGAGGTTTGTTTGATAAGTGGAACTTCCTTGCCTTATGTTGTTTTGCCAACTTtgttacatttctttttttttctaactcaGTTTGGTGCATTTACTTTTATTGACAACTAATATCTGTTTTATATGTTGACTAATTATTTCAGCTCTGAGCAGTACTTAGAAGTTTATGGCAACTTGTACTATCTTATGGCCCAGGCTGAAGAGATAAGTGCTATTGACAAGTATGCTGGCTTTGTACTTAAAAAAGAAGGGGAGGAATTTGTGGAACAAAGTGCAAATCTATTTAAATATGACCTACTGTACAATCCCTTGCAGTTTGAGAGCTGGCAGAAGCTTGCAAATATATATGATGAGGTAGTTGCATTATATAATGTGAAGTTCTCTTAAAGCTTTCTAAAAGAGATACAATTTGTTTGGCGTGATTGTTGCATCAATCAATTCCGATTTTCATGTTCTATGTCTTTTTTGTCTTCACTACAGGAGGTGGACTTGTTGCTGAATGATGGTAGTAAACATATAAATATATTAGATTGGAAAAAAAACACTAATCTGCATCAAAGAGTTGAGGCTGGTCGAAGACGGAGTAGACGGTGCTTATTAATGAGTTTAGCTCTAGCCAGTACTTCATCTCAACAGGTATTTTTTTGCAAGGCTAGTGTTATTTAGTTGATCCATGTACTTAACATTTTACTTGATCCAACAACTAATtgccttctccttttcttttggaTTCTCTTTCAGAGCCAAATACATGAATTATTGGCTCTAGTCTACTATGACAGCCTTCAGAATGTTGTACCATTTTATGATCAGCGATCTATTTTACCAACAAAGGATTCAACATGGATGACATTTTGCCAAAATTCGATGAAACACTTCGAGAAGGCTTTTGCATTAAAGTACTACTATTTGCGTAGGTGTTATACGTCAACCATATATTGAATGTAAACTGACACAATTGTTGTATGTCCTCAAATTAGGTCTGAATGGCTCCACGCTTTTTACCTTGGAAAACTGTGTGAAAAGATGGGACAATCACCTGCTAAAGCTTTGTATTACTTTAGCAAAGCTGCTTCATTAAATCCTTCTGCTGTTGATCCTGTGTACAGAATGCATGCATCACGCATGAAGTTGCTTTATACACGAGGAAAACAAAGTTTAGATATTATTCAGGTTTGACTAAGAGCTTCTATAAATTGCTTGTTTGT harbors:
- the LOC103997590 gene encoding calcineurin-binding protein 1 isoform X1, whose amino-acid sequence is MFSIAAINDTESGGKWEPLAPTKEAQEFHLSQTYHEGLLKLQAKDYGKARELLESVLKDPLISSAQVGNVPGDRHMLQLRFLSLKNLASVFLQQGPIYYENALHCYLQAVELDENDSVVWNHLGTLSCKMGLLSTSRWAFEQGLLCSPNNWNCMEKLLEVLIAIGDEVACLSVANLILRHWPSHSRALHVKKTIEDAEPVPFAPRGIDKLEPKHVRLNFSEKRKSVDDENSSNHISKRRNQTIELQLAGATWSALLDAILGIFVQPATKDSEPETLHDHEDVRNDKQFNRLGMELSGDATTIDDRSMGTQTNENMDRFTCIKIDIRLSEFSDIIVNPAKSKEHGLHPVDGCTLLGSYGMEKSTTIKERDISTDREHHQERRSTRLEMLRSRKLSKEESESSAKDQANIVCQFLDPFILRRLRTVGQDCSFTSDSMYPDSLTYNSNLEHNDTLEFISKTSKNFGAHHIAHLLLEEVAHKYIPFQDSFVKFMELEKLTRNWGQDRSPLSCLFLAELYYDQGSWFANRSKRLEYLSEASYHLCKVIELVTLDSHDDLIGIDNHFSSTQTVMEINDAQRTSLLLDDKLEKEGGLLLNNFQNVRATISSDSASQERFVHSSTLTDNNAFWVRFFWLSGRLSLFQDCRAKAFNEFYICLSLLRNNNKLEEASDFVFLPHCKLVRLITVDRILHEINLLKLDSLLGKVSDEMMEKGMYLECMNMLSPLLLSTKDVYLDSVFGPLKEKEKIMSVELSALNLLISACQKAEPMDIQVYLNCHRRKLQVLSVAAGMEGSAAALKGKSSASKASCDFEIDFAEPMSKHWKSLVSEEVKDISRSTTLVKNFIDQAGATDSLGSLICTVADIQSLLVTVMRSIMRTIVSQKSPGSASSGQTEQWESWCLVDAAIAFCKLQHLDPSVSIKTQVDLIVAVHDLLAEYGLCCAGRDSEGEEGTFLKFAIKHLLALDVKLKQLSGTNGQEEITSSHKHTVENVVSDCVVTYEENEKHEDALDTGKNSKLDSSSEQKQSTTVGETASSLTDEELEEIELGIDNALDQSFFCLYGLKINPDSSSEEELAIHKNTSRGEYQTKEQCADVFRYVLPYAKALSRAGLVKLRRVLRAIRKHFPQPPDDMLSENAIDKFLDGPDLWEDKLREVSGPNEGQELVTTILSNARGLETHKKSSVVSSEQYLEVYGNLYYLMAQAEEISAIDKYAGFVLKKEGEEFVEQSANLFKYDLLYNPLQFESWQKLANIYDEEVDLLLNDGSKHINILDWKKNTNLHQRVEAGRRRSRRCLLMSLALASTSSQQSQIHELLALVYYDSLQNVVPFYDQRSILPTKDSTWMTFCQNSMKHFEKAFALKSEWLHAFYLGKLCEKMGQSPAKALYYFSKAASLNPSAVDPVYRMHASRMKLLYTRGKQSLDIIQVVATHAFSQSTREKIQEMFDWTNQDLMQLNLDGKDVIDQDDTKEKKTIDPKLLDKAWHMLYDDCLIALGICVEGELKHFHKARYMLAKGLYRKGEAGDLERAKEELSFCFKSSRSSFTMNMWEIDGMARKGRRKSLGLSGNKKSLELSLSESSRKFITCVRKYMLFYLNLLEKTGDLWTLDRAYVYLKTDKRFALCLGDIVPIALGKYIQVLISSICNAEIHNATDNSISLEQMLEKLFNIFMDHVNLWTDIISLPELKSPDLSEGNLYNYIHQYIHLLESDIRLEALEGINDKIRKRFKNPKLTNNNFAKICKHASLAWCRSITIKLALITPLPDSGESSGQLSCVENSLLLFVDLQPDELLVSPVEGPFQSKGLDMNWFEALCKIKNIQIRQTSEENMEAAVALMRCTYNFYRESSCGTFPSGINLYTVSLSQTAVEGLQQQGKEISDILDLSIPRKLLLWAYTLVHGRYSNISAVVKCCEEAKSRMKKGIMTSTVSQVNMPASVTHAASSAGREKTEGHEHAEGEDNPSVSSGSVALPAEETTRSATPVSSTEVQKSAAAAPSSQLQRCNMSKSTESTEG
- the LOC103997590 gene encoding calcineurin-binding protein 1 isoform X2, whose amino-acid sequence is MFSIAAINDTESGGKWEPLAPTKEAQEFHLSQTYHEGLLKLQAKDYGKARELLESVLKDPLISSAQVGNVPGDRHMLQLRFLSLKNLASVFLQQGPIYYENALHCYLQAVELDENDSVVWNHLGTLSCKMGLLSTSRWAFEQGLLCSPNNWNCMEKLLEVLIAIGDEVACLSVANLILRHWPSHSRALHVKKTIEDAEPVPFAPRGIDKLEPKHVRLNFSEKRKSVDDENSSNHISKRRNQTIELQLAGATWSALLDAILGIFVQPATKDSEPETLHDHEDVRNDKQFNRLGMELSGDATTIDDRSMGTQTNENMDRFTCIKIDIRLSEFSDIIVNPAKSKEHGLHPVDGCTLLGSYGMEKSTTIKERDISTDREHHQERRSTRLEMLRSRKLSKEESESSAKDQANIVCQFLDPFILRRLRTVGQDCSFTSDSMYPDSLTYNSNLEHNDTLEFISKTSKNFGAHHIAHLLLEEVAHKYIPFQDSFVKFMELEKLTRNWGQDRSPLSCLFLAELYYDQGSWFANRSKRLEYLSEASYHLCKVIELVTLDSHDDLIGIDNHFSSTQTVMEINDAQRTSLLLDDKLEKEGGLLLNNFQNVRATISSDSASQERFVHSSTLTDNNAFWVRFFWLSGRLSLFQDCRAKAFNEFYICLSLLRNNNKLEEASDFVFLPHCKLVRLITVDRILHEINLLKLDSLLGKVSDEMMEKGMYLECMNMLSPLLLSTKDVYLDSVFGPLKEKEKIMSVELSALNLLISACQKAEPMDIQVYLNCHRRKLQVLSVAAGMEGSAAALKGKSSASKASCDFEIDFAEPMSKHWKSLVSEEVKDISRSTTLVKNFIDQAGATDSLGSLICTVADIQSLLVTVMRSIMRTIVSQKSPGSASSGQTEQWESWCLVDAAIAFCKLQHLDPSVSIKTQVDLIVAVHDLLAEYGLCCAGRDSEGEEGTFLKFAIKHLLALDVKLKQLSGTNGQEEITSSHKHTVENVVSDCVVTYEENEKHEDALDTGKNSKLDSSSEQKQSTTVGETASSLTDEELEEIELGIDNALDQSFFCLYGLKINPDSSSEEELAIHKNTSRGEYQTKEQCADVFRYVLPYAKALSRAGLVKLRRVLRAIRKHFPQPPDDMLSENAIDKFLDGPDLWEDKLREVSGPNEGQELVTTILSNARGLETHKKSSVVSSEQYLEVYGNLYYLMAQAEEISAIDKYAGFVLKKEGEEFVEQSANLFKYDLLYNPLQFESWQKLANIYDEEVDLLLNDGSKHINILDWKKNTNLHQRVEAGRRRSRRCLLMSLALASTSSQQSQIHELLALVYYDSLQNVVPFYDQRSILPTKDSTWMTFCQNSMKHFEKAFALKSEWLHAFYLGKLCEKMGQSPAKALYYFSKAASLNPSAVDPVYRMHASRMKLLYTRGKQSLDIIQVVATHAFSQSTREKIQEMFDWTNQDLMQLNLDGKDVIDQDDTKEKKTIDPKLLDKAWHMLYDDCLIALGICVEGELKHFHKARYMLAKGLYRKGEAGDLERAKEELSFCFKSSRSSFTMNMWEIDGMARKGRRKSLGLSGNKKSLELSLSESSRKFITCVRKYMLFYLNLLEKTGDLWTLDRAYVYLKTDKRVFVS